A genomic window from Pseudomonas argentinensis includes:
- a CDS encoding FAS1-like dehydratase domain-containing protein, which translates to MVDLISAAARRSIGTSLPPSRFEVNRNDIRKYAVATGQRQRRYLNGDEAPLLFLFSAMMPVLPLEQLLEDGHKPDDPLIPELPLKRIMAGGSDYQVHRRIFAGDVLLCRQTLLDIYQKQGAEGPLIFLVFENRFETEAGEPVVTERLTRIAR; encoded by the coding sequence ATGGTCGATCTGATCAGCGCTGCGGCGCGGCGCAGTATCGGCACCTCGCTGCCGCCGTCGCGCTTCGAGGTGAACCGCAACGACATCAGGAAATACGCGGTGGCCACCGGGCAGCGTCAGCGCCGCTATCTCAATGGCGACGAGGCGCCGCTGCTGTTCCTGTTCAGCGCGATGATGCCGGTGTTGCCCCTGGAGCAACTGCTCGAGGACGGACACAAGCCCGACGACCCGCTGATCCCCGAGTTGCCGCTCAAGCGCATCATGGCCGGCGGCAGCGACTATCAGGTGCACCGCAGGATCTTCGCCGGCGACGTGCTGCTGTGTCGGCAGACCCTGCTGGACATCTATCAGAAACAGGGCGCCGAAGGGCCGCTGATCTTTCTGGTGTTCGAGAACCGTTTTGAAACCGAAGCGGGCGAGCCGGTGGTGACCGAACGCCTGACCCGGATCGCGAGGTGA
- a CDS encoding SDR family oxidoreductase: protein MSTNQGRVALVTGAARGIGEGVARWLLNHGWRVALCDLADSQGDAVAAALGGNAMFVAMDVAEECQVESGVAAVIARFGRLDALVCNAGVASPHSGPLEDLSVAQWNQVLAINLGGPMLLAKHCAAHLRASGGAIVNMASTRASQSEPESEAYAASKGGLVALTHALAVSLGPEVRVNAVSPGWIDSRAAAQRASEPLSADDHAQHPVGRVGQVEDVAALVAWLLSAEAGFVTGQEFVTDGGMTRKMIYR, encoded by the coding sequence GTGAGCACGAACCAGGGCCGCGTTGCGCTGGTCACCGGTGCTGCCCGTGGCATCGGTGAGGGGGTGGCGCGCTGGCTGCTGAACCATGGCTGGCGGGTGGCGCTCTGCGACCTGGCGGACAGCCAGGGCGACGCGGTCGCTGCGGCCCTGGGCGGCAATGCGATGTTCGTAGCCATGGATGTGGCCGAAGAATGTCAGGTCGAGAGTGGCGTAGCGGCGGTCATCGCCCGGTTCGGCAGGCTCGACGCCCTGGTGTGCAATGCTGGAGTGGCCAGCCCCCATAGCGGCCCTCTGGAGGACCTGTCCGTGGCGCAGTGGAATCAGGTGCTGGCGATCAACCTTGGCGGGCCGATGCTGCTCGCCAAGCACTGCGCCGCGCACTTGCGTGCCTCGGGTGGCGCCATCGTCAACATGGCCTCGACCCGGGCCAGCCAGTCCGAGCCGGAAAGCGAAGCCTATGCGGCCAGCAAGGGTGGGCTGGTGGCCTTGACCCATGCGCTGGCCGTCAGCCTCGGCCCGGAGGTTCGGGTTAATGCGGTGAGCCCGGGCTGGATCGATTCCCGCGCTGCCGCGCAGCGCGCCAGCGAGCCGCTGAGCGCTGACGACCATGCGCAGCATCCGGTCGGGCGGGTAGGGCAGGTGGAAGACGTGGCCGCGCTGGTGGCCTGGTTGCTGTCGGCCGAGGCGGGTTTCGTGACGGGCCAGGAGTTCGTCACCGACGGCGGCATGACGCGCAAGATGATCTACCGCTAG
- a CDS encoding PLP-dependent aminotransferase family protein: MPRPTLAQKVADAIARQIADGALQAGSKLPSLREYMRLHGHSKNTVITAYEHLASQGLVEARHGKGFFVCKSLSASVEDDEAQPYTRALDTIWMMRQQFVRDPGHSHLGEGFPPVEWLMDMRLDKFHRQVVRGGVTTLFRYGTRLGNPGLRQRLAQKLADYRIAVSPRQLVTTLGANHGMDLIIRRHVIPGDAVLVEDPGYYPLFGKLQLQGARMLGVPREADGPDLDALERVLKRARPKLFFLQSVGHNPTGSDISPAKAHRLLQIAEAHDLLLVENDAMADFKPSSATKLAALDQCERTLYLGSFSKSISAALRVGFIAGSKQRIEELADLKMLLHNSGAEYSERTIEVILGEGHFLRHLSRLQDRLRAATHRGLAVLDELGAEVFCRPQQSLYLWARFPGIDDANALTRHCLSQGVMLAPGSIFAVNRQTPVPWTRLNVAYLDDPAFRRSLMRQG; the protein is encoded by the coding sequence ATGCCCAGACCGACCCTTGCCCAGAAAGTCGCCGATGCCATCGCCAGGCAGATCGCCGATGGCGCTCTGCAGGCAGGCAGCAAGCTGCCCTCGCTGCGCGAGTACATGCGCTTGCACGGGCACTCCAAGAACACCGTGATCACCGCCTACGAGCACCTGGCCTCCCAGGGGCTGGTGGAAGCCCGCCACGGCAAGGGGTTCTTCGTCTGCAAGAGCCTCAGCGCCAGCGTCGAGGACGACGAAGCACAGCCCTATACCCGGGCGCTGGACACCATCTGGATGATGCGCCAGCAGTTCGTCCGCGACCCCGGCCATTCGCACCTTGGCGAGGGCTTTCCGCCGGTGGAGTGGCTGATGGACATGCGCCTGGACAAGTTTCACCGCCAGGTGGTGCGCGGCGGCGTGACCACCCTGTTTCGCTACGGCACGCGGCTGGGCAACCCCGGCCTGCGTCAGCGCCTGGCGCAGAAGCTGGCGGACTACCGCATCGCCGTCTCGCCACGGCAACTGGTCACCACCCTGGGCGCCAACCACGGCATGGACCTGATCATCCGCCGCCATGTCATTCCCGGCGACGCGGTGTTGGTCGAAGACCCCGGCTACTACCCGCTGTTCGGCAAATTGCAGCTGCAGGGCGCACGCATGCTCGGCGTGCCGCGGGAAGCCGACGGTCCGGATCTGGATGCCCTGGAGCGGGTGCTGAAAAGGGCAAGGCCCAAGCTGTTCTTTCTCCAGTCGGTGGGCCACAACCCCACCGGCTCGGACATCTCCCCCGCCAAGGCCCACCGCCTGCTGCAGATTGCCGAAGCGCACGACCTGCTGCTGGTGGAGAACGACGCCATGGCCGACTTCAAGCCCAGCTCGGCCACCAAGCTGGCGGCGCTGGACCAGTGCGAACGCACCCTGTACCTGGGCAGTTTTTCCAAATCGATTTCCGCCGCCCTGCGCGTGGGCTTCATCGCCGGCAGCAAACAGCGCATCGAGGAGCTGGCCGACCTGAAGATGCTGCTGCACAACAGCGGCGCCGAATACAGCGAGCGCACCATCGAGGTGATCCTTGGCGAAGGGCATTTCCTGCGGCACCTGTCGCGCCTGCAGGATCGCCTGCGTGCCGCCACGCATCGCGGCCTCGCGGTGCTCGACGAACTGGGAGCCGAGGTGTTCTGCCGGCCGCAGCAGAGTCTCTACCTGTGGGCACGTTTTCCCGGCATCGACGACGCCAACGCCCTGACCCGCCATTGCCTGAGCCAGGGGGTGATGCTCGCACCGGGCTCGATCTTCGCCGTCAACCGGCAGACCCCGGTGCCCTGGACGCGACTCAACGTGGCTTATCTGGACGACCCGGCGTTCCGCCGCAGCCTGATGCGCCAAGGGTAA
- the purF gene encoding amidophosphoribosyltransferase, with translation MCGIVGIVGKSNVNQALYDGLTVLQHRGQDAAGIVTSHEGRLFLRKDNGLVRDVFQQRHMQRLVGHMGIGHVRYPTAGSSSSAEAQPFYVNSPYGITLAHNGNLTNVEQLAKEIYESDLRHVNTNSDSEVLLNVFAHELAVRGKLNPSEEDVFAAVKDVHKRCRGGYAVVAMITGYGIVGFRDPNGIRPIVFGQRHTDEGVEYMIASESVALDVLGFTLIRDLAPGEAVYITEEGQMFTRQCAPNPQLKPCIFEHVYLARPDSIMDGVSVYKARLRMGEKLADKIRRERPDHDIDVVIPIPDTSRTSALELANHLGVKFREGFVKNRYIGRTFIMPGQAARKKSVRQKLNAIELEFRGKNVMLVDDSIVRGTTCKQIIQMAREAGAKNVYFCSAAPAVRYPNVYGIDMPSPHELIAHGRTTEEVAELIGADWLVYQDLDDLKEAVGGGKIKIEQFDSAVFDGEYVTGDVDEAYLNRIDLARNDGNKAKSQAVSEIIDLYNN, from the coding sequence ATGTGTGGCATTGTCGGTATCGTCGGTAAATCGAACGTCAATCAGGCGCTGTATGACGGCCTCACCGTCCTCCAGCACCGCGGCCAGGATGCTGCCGGTATCGTCACCAGCCATGAAGGGCGCCTGTTCCTGCGCAAGGACAACGGCCTGGTGCGCGACGTCTTCCAGCAGCGCCACATGCAGCGCCTGGTCGGTCACATGGGCATCGGCCATGTGCGCTACCCGACCGCGGGCAGCTCCAGCTCGGCCGAGGCCCAGCCGTTCTACGTCAACTCGCCGTACGGCATCACCCTGGCGCACAACGGCAACCTGACCAACGTCGAGCAGTTGGCCAAGGAGATCTACGAATCGGATCTGCGCCACGTCAATACCAACTCCGATTCCGAGGTGCTGCTCAACGTGTTCGCCCATGAGCTGGCCGTGCGCGGCAAGCTCAACCCCAGCGAAGAGGACGTGTTCGCCGCGGTCAAGGACGTGCACAAGCGCTGCCGTGGCGGCTATGCCGTGGTGGCGATGATCACCGGTTACGGCATTGTCGGTTTCCGCGACCCGAACGGCATTCGCCCGATCGTGTTCGGTCAGCGCCACACCGACGAAGGCGTCGAGTACATGATCGCCTCCGAAAGCGTCGCCCTGGACGTCCTCGGCTTCACCCTGATCCGCGACCTGGCGCCGGGCGAGGCGGTGTACATCACCGAAGAAGGCCAGATGTTCACCCGCCAGTGCGCGCCCAACCCGCAGCTCAAGCCGTGCATCTTCGAACACGTGTACCTGGCGCGCCCCGACTCCATCATGGACGGCGTGTCGGTCTACAAGGCGCGCCTGCGCATGGGCGAGAAGCTCGCCGACAAGATTCGCCGCGAGCGCCCGGACCACGATATCGATGTGGTCATCCCGATTCCCGATACCAGCCGCACCTCGGCGCTGGAGCTGGCCAACCACCTGGGCGTCAAGTTCCGCGAGGGCTTCGTCAAGAACCGCTACATCGGCCGGACCTTCATCATGCCGGGCCAGGCGGCGCGCAAGAAGTCGGTACGCCAGAAGCTCAACGCCATCGAACTGGAGTTCCGCGGCAAGAACGTGATGCTGGTCGACGATTCCATCGTGCGCGGCACCACCTGCAAGCAGATCATCCAGATGGCCCGCGAGGCCGGTGCCAAGAACGTGTATTTCTGCTCCGCGGCCCCGGCCGTTCGCTACCCGAACGTCTACGGCATCGACATGCCGAGCCCCCACGAACTGATCGCCCATGGTCGCACCACCGAGGAGGTGGCCGAGTTGATCGGCGCCGACTGGCTGGTCTACCAGGATCTCGATGACCTGAAGGAAGCGGTCGGTGGCGGCAAGATCAAGATCGAACAGTTCGACAGCGCGGTATTCGACGGCGAGTACGTCACCGGCGATGTCGACGAGGCTTATCTGAATCGCATCGACCTGGCCCGCAACGATGGCAACAAGGCCAAGTCGCAAGCGGTCAGCGAGATCATCGATCTGTACAACAACTGA
- a CDS encoding CaiB/BaiF CoA transferase family protein, with protein sequence MNSPTDALASFARTAGPLKGVTVLDLTRVVAGPYCAMLLADMGATVIKIENPADPDLTREFPPLSRSVSEPVSGFFAQFNRNKLAVGLDLKKAEGKATFLDMVRKADIVIENFRPGTMARLGLGYEVLREVNPAIVFTAISGFGQYGPNSLRPAFDSSAQASGGLWSMNGTVEEPMRVGTVLGDLSAALYAAIGTLGALREAERTGQGQLVDVSQQDSIVSLTENALVTYTETGKVTVPEGNGHPFVRPYGRYACKDGYVFFGAYTDKFWREACLTFGDEAMASDPEVDSMAKRFETDVYLRKVKPAVERWLGAHTKAELEAMTGDRFPLSPIKSIDEVVADPHLRERDMVVPVDCQGARFEVFGNPIKLSGGTLEGGASAPSVGQHNASIYRQWLGLDEAEYAELVRLGVI encoded by the coding sequence ATGAATTCACCGACCGATGCATTGGCGAGCTTCGCCAGAACCGCCGGGCCCCTGAAGGGCGTGACCGTCCTCGACCTGACCCGCGTCGTCGCCGGCCCCTACTGCGCCATGCTGCTGGCCGACATGGGGGCCACGGTGATCAAGATCGAGAACCCCGCCGACCCCGACCTGACCCGTGAATTTCCGCCCCTCAGCCGTAGCGTCAGCGAGCCGGTGAGTGGCTTCTTCGCCCAGTTCAACCGCAACAAGCTGGCGGTCGGCCTGGACCTGAAGAAGGCCGAGGGCAAGGCCACCTTCCTGGACATGGTGCGCAAGGCCGATATCGTCATCGAGAACTTTCGGCCCGGCACCATGGCCAGGCTGGGGCTGGGCTACGAGGTGCTCAGGGAGGTCAACCCGGCCATCGTGTTCACCGCCATCAGCGGCTTCGGCCAGTACGGCCCGAACTCGCTGCGCCCGGCATTCGACAGCAGCGCCCAGGCCAGCGGCGGCCTGTGGTCCATGAACGGCACGGTGGAGGAGCCGATGCGCGTGGGCACGGTGCTGGGTGATCTGTCCGCTGCGCTGTATGCGGCCATCGGGACCCTCGGCGCGTTGCGTGAAGCGGAGCGCACCGGCCAGGGCCAGCTGGTCGACGTGTCGCAGCAGGACTCCATCGTCTCGCTCACCGAGAACGCCCTGGTGACCTACACCGAGACCGGCAAGGTCACGGTGCCCGAGGGCAATGGCCATCCGTTCGTGCGCCCCTACGGGCGCTACGCCTGCAAGGATGGCTACGTGTTCTTCGGTGCCTACACCGACAAGTTCTGGCGCGAGGCCTGCCTGACCTTCGGCGACGAGGCGATGGCCAGCGACCCCGAGGTCGACAGCATGGCCAAGCGCTTCGAAACCGACGTCTACCTGCGCAAGGTCAAGCCTGCCGTGGAACGCTGGCTCGGTGCCCACACCAAGGCCGAACTGGAGGCCATGACCGGTGATCGTTTTCCGCTGTCGCCGATCAAGAGCATCGATGAAGTGGTGGCCGATCCCCACCTGCGCGAACGCGACATGGTGGTGCCCGTCGATTGCCAGGGGGCGCGCTTCGAAGTGTTTGGCAACCCGATCAAGCTCTCCGGCGGCACCCTGGAAGGCGGCGCCAGCGCGCCCTCGGTCGGCCAGCACAACGCCTCCATCTATCGCCAGTGGCTGGGTCTGGACGAAGCCGAATACGCCGAGCTGGTTCGCCTGGGGGTGATCTGA
- a CDS encoding O-succinylhomoserine sulfhydrylase: MTQDWQAGRLDSDLDGVGFDTLAVRAGQHRTPEGEHSEALFPTSSYVFRTAGDAAARFAGEVPGNVYSRYTNPTVRAFEERIAAMEGAEQAVATASGMSAILSIVMSLCSAGDHVLVSRSVFGSTISLFEKYLKRFGVQVDYVPLADLEGWAAAFKPNTRLLFVESPSNPLAELVDITELAAIAHERGALLAVDNCFCTPALQQPLKLGADIVMHSATKYIDGQGRAMGGVVAGSAKLMTEVVGFLRTAGPTLSPFNAWIFLKGLETLRIRMQAHCSSALELARWLEQQEGIEKVHYAGLASHPQHELAARQQSAFGAVVSFEVKGGKAGAWRFIDATRVISITTNLGDTKTTIAHPATTSHGRLSPQERENAGIRDSLIRVAVGLEDIADLKADLSRGLKAL; this comes from the coding sequence ATGACACAGGATTGGCAAGCCGGTCGGCTCGACAGCGATCTCGATGGCGTAGGCTTCGACACCCTGGCGGTCCGTGCCGGCCAGCACCGCACGCCGGAAGGCGAGCACAGCGAGGCGCTGTTCCCGACCTCCAGCTACGTGTTCCGCACCGCCGGCGATGCCGCGGCGCGTTTCGCCGGTGAAGTGCCGGGCAACGTCTACTCGCGTTACACCAACCCGACGGTGCGTGCTTTCGAAGAGCGTATCGCCGCCATGGAGGGCGCCGAGCAGGCAGTCGCCACGGCGTCGGGCATGTCGGCGATCCTGTCCATCGTCATGAGCCTGTGCAGCGCCGGCGATCATGTGCTGGTCTCGCGCAGCGTGTTCGGCTCGACCATCAGCCTGTTCGAGAAGTACCTCAAGCGCTTTGGCGTGCAGGTCGACTATGTGCCGCTGGCCGACCTCGAGGGCTGGGCCGCCGCGTTCAAGCCTAACACCCGGCTGCTGTTCGTCGAGTCGCCCTCCAACCCCCTGGCCGAACTCGTCGATATCACCGAGTTGGCGGCCATCGCCCATGAGCGCGGTGCGTTGCTGGCGGTGGACAACTGCTTCTGCACGCCGGCGCTGCAGCAGCCGCTGAAGCTCGGCGCGGACATCGTCATGCATTCGGCCACCAAGTACATCGATGGCCAGGGCCGCGCCATGGGTGGCGTGGTGGCCGGTAGCGCCAAGCTGATGACCGAGGTGGTGGGCTTTCTGCGTACCGCCGGGCCGACCCTCAGCCCGTTCAATGCCTGGATCTTCCTCAAGGGCCTGGAGACCCTGCGAATTCGCATGCAGGCCCACTGCAGCAGTGCGCTGGAGCTGGCGCGCTGGCTGGAGCAGCAGGAAGGCATCGAGAAGGTGCATTACGCCGGCCTCGCCAGTCATCCCCAGCACGAACTCGCCGCGCGCCAGCAAAGCGCCTTCGGCGCGGTGGTCAGTTTCGAGGTCAAGGGCGGCAAGGCGGGTGCCTGGCGGTTCATCGACGCTACGCGGGTGATCTCCATCACCACCAACCTGGGTGATACCAAGACCACCATCGCTCATCCGGCCACTACTTCCCATGGTCGCCTGTCGCCGCAGGAGCGGGAGAATGCCGGGATCCGCGACAGCCTGATTCGCGTCGCGGTCGGCCTGGAAGATATCGCCGACCTCAAGGCCGACCTGAGCCGCGGCCTGAAAGCGCTGTGA
- a CDS encoding hydroxymethylglutaryl-CoA lyase: protein MSMPAVRLVEVGARDGLQNEALTLPVEVRVALIERLVAAGLRNLEAGAFVSPRWVPQMAGSGEVLRRLGQRPGVTYTALVPNLQGLDAALQAGCREVAVFAAASEAFSQKNINCSIAESLQRFQPVLGKALAQGVAVRGYVSCVLGCPFTGEVPVADVVRVVGELHAMGCYEISLGDTIGRGTPGKARALIQACASEVPITALAGHFHDTYGMAVANVQAALEAGVRVFDSSVSGLGGCPYSPGATGNVATEELVYLLEGQGLATGVDLPALLEAGAFIDAALGKPSASRVANAMHKRTH, encoded by the coding sequence ATGAGCATGCCTGCGGTCAGGCTGGTGGAGGTCGGCGCCCGCGACGGCCTGCAGAACGAAGCCCTGACCCTGCCGGTCGAGGTGCGCGTGGCGCTGATCGAGCGGCTGGTGGCGGCTGGGCTGCGGAACCTCGAGGCCGGTGCGTTCGTATCGCCGCGCTGGGTGCCGCAGATGGCTGGCTCTGGCGAGGTGCTGCGCCGTCTCGGGCAACGCCCCGGAGTGACCTATACGGCGCTGGTGCCCAATCTTCAGGGGCTCGACGCTGCGCTGCAGGCCGGGTGCCGGGAGGTGGCGGTTTTCGCCGCGGCCTCCGAGGCGTTTTCGCAGAAGAACATCAACTGCTCCATCGCCGAAAGCCTGCAGCGTTTCCAGCCGGTACTGGGCAAGGCGCTGGCCCAGGGCGTGGCGGTGCGCGGCTATGTGTCCTGCGTGCTCGGTTGCCCGTTCACTGGCGAGGTGCCGGTGGCCGACGTGGTGCGGGTCGTGGGCGAGCTGCACGCCATGGGCTGCTACGAGATCAGCCTTGGCGACACCATCGGCCGAGGCACGCCAGGCAAGGCCAGAGCGCTGATCCAGGCCTGTGCCAGCGAGGTGCCGATCACGGCACTGGCCGGGCATTTTCACGACACTTACGGCATGGCGGTGGCCAATGTCCAGGCTGCCTTGGAAGCCGGGGTGAGGGTGTTCGACAGCTCGGTTTCCGGCCTCGGTGGCTGCCCCTATTCGCCCGGCGCCACCGGTAATGTGGCCACCGAGGAACTGGTCTATCTGCTCGAGGGCCAGGGCCTGGCAACCGGCGTGGATCTGCCGGCATTGCTCGAAGCCGGGGCTTTCATCGACGCGGCGTTGGGCAAACCCTCGGCCTCGAGAGTGGCCAACGCCATGCATAAAAGGACGCATTGA
- a CDS encoding hydroxymethylglutaryl-CoA reductase, degradative, which yields MSIDSRLPDFRNLSPSQRLEHVQQLLGLSAEDTALLRDTGALPLEIADGMIENVIGKFELPYALASNFRINGREMLIPLVVEEPSVVAAASFMAKLTRPAGGFQTSSSAPLMRAQVQIIGVSDPYNARLSLLRNKDEIITLANSKDQLLNSLGGGCRDIEVHTFIDSPRGPMLVAHLIVDVRDAMGANTVNTMAEAVAPLMEQLTGGKVRLRILSNLADLRLARAQLRIAPEHLDTAEYKGTEVIEGVIDAYTFAAIDPYRAATHNKGIMNGIDPLVVATGNDWRAVEAGAHAYACRHGHYGSLTTWEKDRQGHLVGTLEMPMPLGLVGGATKTHPLAQLSLRILGVKSAQELGEIAVAVGLAQNLGALRALATEGIQRGHMALHARNIALSAGARGDELDWLVKRMVETRDVRADRAEALLREKRGQ from the coding sequence ATGTCGATCGATTCCCGCCTGCCCGATTTCCGTAATCTGTCCCCCTCGCAACGTCTCGAGCACGTGCAGCAGCTGCTTGGCCTGTCCGCCGAGGACACCGCGCTCTTGCGTGACACCGGTGCGCTGCCACTAGAGATCGCCGACGGCATGATCGAGAACGTGATCGGCAAGTTCGAGCTGCCCTACGCCCTGGCCAGCAACTTCCGCATCAACGGCCGGGAGATGCTGATTCCGCTGGTGGTGGAGGAACCTTCGGTGGTGGCCGCGGCTTCGTTCATGGCCAAGCTGACGCGCCCGGCAGGTGGTTTCCAGACCTCCAGCAGCGCGCCGCTGATGCGTGCCCAGGTGCAGATCATCGGCGTCAGCGATCCCTACAACGCGCGCCTCAGCCTGCTGCGCAACAAGGATGAGATCATCACCCTGGCCAACAGCAAGGATCAGTTGCTGAACAGCCTGGGCGGCGGTTGCCGTGATATCGAGGTGCACACCTTCATCGACAGCCCACGGGGGCCGATGCTGGTCGCGCACCTGATCGTCGACGTGCGCGACGCCATGGGCGCGAACACGGTGAACACCATGGCCGAGGCCGTGGCGCCGCTGATGGAACAGCTCACTGGGGGCAAGGTGCGCCTGCGCATCCTCTCCAATCTGGCCGATCTACGCCTGGCCCGTGCCCAGTTGCGGATCGCCCCGGAGCATCTGGATACCGCCGAATACAAGGGCACGGAGGTCATCGAGGGGGTGATCGATGCCTATACCTTCGCGGCCATCGACCCGTACCGTGCCGCGACCCACAACAAGGGCATCATGAACGGCATCGACCCGCTGGTGGTGGCCACCGGCAACGACTGGCGGGCCGTGGAGGCGGGCGCCCATGCCTATGCCTGCCGCCATGGCCATTACGGTTCCCTGACCACCTGGGAGAAGGATCGCCAGGGCCACCTGGTGGGCACCCTCGAGATGCCCATGCCCCTCGGCCTGGTCGGTGGCGCCACCAAGACCCATCCACTGGCCCAGCTGTCGTTGCGCATTCTCGGCGTGAAGAGCGCCCAGGAGCTGGGCGAGATCGCCGTCGCCGTCGGCCTGGCGCAGAACCTCGGGGCCTTGCGTGCCCTGGCCACCGAGGGTATCCAGCGCGGCCACATGGCCCTGCATGCGCGCAATATCGCGCTGTCGGCCGGTGCCCGTGGCGATGAGCTGGACTGGCTGGTCAAGCGCATGGTCGAGACCCGCGACGTGCGCGCCGACCGCGCCGAGGCGCTGTTGCGCGAAAAGCGCGGGCAATGA
- the glpT gene encoding glycerol-3-phosphate transporter: MFAFFRPAPHREPLPDDQIDSTYRRLRWQIFAGIFIGYAGYYLLRKNFSLAMPYLIEEEGYTRGQLGLAMSAIAISYGLSKFLMGLISDRSNPRYFLPFGLMVSAGVMFVFGFAPWATSSVTIMFILLFINGWAQGMGWPPSGRTMVHWWSQKERGGVVSVWNVAHNVGGGLIGPLFLLGMGLFNEWHAAFYVPAAVAMLVAVFAFATMRDTPQSVGLPPIEKYKNDYPEGYDDSHEKEFSTKEIFVKYVLRNKMLWFIALANVFVYLLRYGVLDWAPTYLKEVKHFTVDKSSWAYFFYEWAGIPGTLLCGWMSDKVFRGNRGLTGVVFMALVTVATVVYWLNPPGNPIVDMAALVAIGFLIYGPVMLIGLHALELAPKKAAGTAAGFTGLFGYLGGSVAASAAMGYTVDHFGWDGGFVLLVGACLLAIVFLIPTLWHKKAPSEERAT; this comes from the coding sequence ATGTTTGCCTTCTTCCGTCCTGCCCCCCATCGGGAACCTCTGCCCGATGACCAGATAGACAGCACCTACCGCCGCCTTCGCTGGCAGATCTTCGCCGGTATCTTCATCGGCTATGCAGGCTATTACCTGCTGCGCAAGAATTTCTCCCTGGCCATGCCCTACCTGATCGAGGAAGAGGGCTATACCCGTGGGCAGCTGGGCCTGGCGATGTCGGCCATTGCCATCTCCTATGGCTTGTCGAAGTTCCTCATGGGGCTGATTTCCGACCGCTCCAACCCGCGTTACTTCCTGCCGTTCGGCCTGATGGTGTCGGCTGGGGTGATGTTCGTGTTCGGTTTCGCGCCCTGGGCAACCTCCAGCGTGACCATCATGTTCATCCTCCTGTTCATCAACGGCTGGGCCCAGGGCATGGGCTGGCCGCCCAGTGGCCGGACCATGGTGCACTGGTGGTCGCAGAAGGAGCGTGGCGGCGTGGTGTCGGTGTGGAACGTGGCCCACAACGTGGGCGGCGGTCTGATCGGCCCGCTGTTCCTGCTCGGCATGGGCCTGTTCAACGAGTGGCATGCGGCGTTCTACGTCCCCGCTGCGGTGGCGATGCTGGTTGCCGTTTTCGCCTTCGCGACCATGCGCGATACGCCGCAATCGGTCGGCCTGCCGCCGATCGAGAAGTACAAGAACGACTACCCGGAAGGCTACGATGACAGCCACGAGAAGGAATTCAGCACCAAGGAAATCTTCGTCAAGTACGTGCTGCGCAACAAGATGCTGTGGTTCATCGCCCTGGCCAACGTATTCGTCTACCTGCTGCGCTATGGCGTGCTGGACTGGGCGCCGACCTACCTGAAGGAGGTCAAGCACTTTACCGTCGACAAGAGCTCCTGGGCCTACTTCTTCTACGAGTGGGCGGGCATTCCCGGCACGCTGTTGTGTGGCTGGATGTCGGACAAGGTGTTCCGTGGCAATCGCGGCCTGACCGGCGTGGTGTTCATGGCCCTGGTGACCGTGGCCACCGTGGTGTACTGGCTGAACCCGCCGGGCAACCCGATCGTCGACATGGCGGCGCTCGTGGCCATCGGCTTCCTGATCTACGGCCCGGTGATGCTGATCGGCCTGCACGCGCTGGAACTGGCGCCGAAGAAGGCGGCCGGTACCGCGGCAGGCTTTACCGGTCTGTTCGGTTACCTCGGCGGCTCGGTGGCGGCGAGCGCGGCGATGGGCTACACGGTCGACCATTTCGGTTGGGATGGCGGTTTCGTGCTGCTGGTCGGCGCCTGCCTGCTGGCCATCGTGTTCCTGATCCCGACCTTGTGGCACAAGAAAGCGCCTAGCGAAGAGCGGGCGACCTGA